The Macrobrachium rosenbergii isolate ZJJX-2024 chromosome 22, ASM4041242v1, whole genome shotgun sequence DNA segment TAACAACGAAAGAACGTTATCGTACACCCGTCATACGTATGTTTGGAGTAAATAGTTTAGGAAATTCAGTATGTTGTCACGTTCATggtttttatccatatttttacgTTAACGTTCCGAAAAAGTTTGATCTTCatcaagtaaataattttaaaatgacattaaatgaTAAAGTTTCTAATAAATTACGCTGTTTAAATGGATTGAATTGCCATATTTATCACGTCTGTGAAATAAGTATCTAAGCAAATTTATATGGTTATAATTTCTATATGAAAAGactaattatttcaaaataactgTATCATTGCAGATAATTCGTGATGTGTATATTTTAATAgagaaaagtgttttattttaaagattatgaaAGGTTCAATTTTATGAAGCCAATGTTGACTTTATACTAAGATTTATGATTGATACAAACATAGTTGTTCTTGGATAGAATTACCATGAAGAAAATGGATcgttagaaatgaaaaattaaaagaaacaaaatgtcaaaTTGAAATTGGCCGTTTTACAGAAATAATGTCTTGAGTCACGATCCTCAAGCGCATTAGGCTAGTAACTGTCGGACCCTCTAACTACTCTTTCATTCGACATTGAATGCGCTGGTAAGCGCACCACTGCGCCAGATATTCCAGTCTATTATTCAAATAGTAGCGTTAttataaacacagacaaaaaatgataatgatgatcaatattcatgttatttttgtcttgGGCGAATGTTCACCCATTGATAATGCTAAAATATATGCTTTTCAATCCGAGAGAAGGAAATATTTGGAAACTTGGTCTCGTTTGTTCAAAATGTAGTGGATCCCGATGTTATTACTGgatacaatataaacaattttgattTGACATATTTGGTGGAAAGAGCTAATCATTTAAATTCTAATCAATTTTATCTTAGTCGAATAGTGGGTTTAAAATCAACCGTTACTACAAAGACTTTTGAAAGTAAGCAAATAGGTAAAGCTATTAACAaagtcataaatataaatgtatattggaTGTATTAAATGTtgataaagagattataaattaCGTTCTTAGTTTAAATGCAGtttctcaacattttttaaaagaacaaagGATGATATTCATCACACAAATATCAGTTTTACATCACAAGAGCGCTCAAAGCGAGGCAGTGGCgtgtattgttttaaaaaatgcgtttttacctttgaaattaatAGATGAATTAATGTTGATTTATCAGTTCTGTCGAGAATGGCTCGCGTGACGAGTTCcactctttcttttattcttcattaagtcaacaaattaaatcatttctcaacttcttagaaaaatgttcaaaatagtGGTgagtggtaatgatgatgattttatagtTCCTTCGATGCGAGGACGAAAAAGGGCAACGATTATCAAGGCTACTGTGATAGATCCAATAAAAGGATTTTATAACGATCCTATTACCACGCTAGATTTCTGCGCTTTATATCCTACAATTATTATGGCTCATAATCTATGCTATTCAacgttgcttaataataataagcatacaGCCTTATCGAGTGATAATTATACTAAAACACCATCAGGTAATTATTTCGTCAAACCTCATATACGTAAAGGCTTACTTCCTCAGATATTGGAAAATTTACTCTTAGCTcggaaaaaagctaaaaatgattTGAAAAGGGAAACGGATCCGTTAAAAAGAAAGGTATTAGACGGTCGTCAATTAGCtttaaaaatatctgcaaattcCGTTTATGGATTTACGGGTGCCCAAGTTGGTAAATTACCTTGCGTAGAAATTTCGCAAAGCGTTACGGCATTTGGACGAGAAATGATTATGTTTACCAAAAACATGATTGAAGAACAATATCTAAATGCTAAAGTTATTTATGGAGATACGGATtcagtaatgataaattttggcGTAAAAACCGTTCAAGAAGCCATAATGTTGGGTCAGGAAGCGGCGGATAACGTTACGAAGCATTTTATTAATCCTATTAAATTAGACTTTGAAAAGGTTTATTGTCCATATTTACTTATCAATAAAAAACGTTACGCGGGTCTGTATTATACTCGACCAGATACTTTTGATAAGTGATTGTAAAGATAAAGCAATTCATTGAATAATTGTCATCTAAAACCAAAAGCTTaataacagaaattttaaaaataattctcgaTGAACGAGATACGAAAAGGCCGTTACTCGTCAAACAAACCATTTCAGATTTGCTTAATGACCGAGATTGAGTTAAGTCAACTGATAATAACTAAAGAATTGACAAAAACTCAAAACgaatataaagcaaaacaagcCCACGCTGAATTGGCCAATAAAATGGCCATTCGAGATTCTGGAACAGCGCCCACACTTGGAGATCGAGTTCCTTACGTTATTATATCAACaacaacatctaaaaaaaaaatacctttatatCAAAAGGCTGAAAACCccgattttgttttgaaaaatggtcttcaaatagattatgaatattatttattaaatcaaattaaaaatcctCTATTACGGATATTTGATCCTATCCTTGGAAAGGACGCTGAACAAATTTTATTACGAGGTgatcatatgattattataaaaaacaggaaaagaattaaatgttttaaaaatctgaCTACAATGta contains these protein-coding regions:
- the LOC136850363 gene encoding LOW QUALITY PROTEIN: DNA polymerase delta catalytic subunit-like (The sequence of the model RefSeq protein was modified relative to this genomic sequence to represent the inferred CDS: deleted 1 base in 1 codon), encoding MAVRKYSPSLLQAPPLMVVDYSTAAPPTPYRKMFKIVVSGNDDDFIVPSMRGRKRATIIKATVIDPIKGFYNDPITTLDFCALYPTIIMAHNLCYSTLLNNNKHTALSSDNYTKTPSGNYFVKPHIRKGLLPQILENLLLARKKAKNDLKRETDPLKRKVLDGRQLALKISANSVYGFTGAQVGKLPCVEISQSVTAFGREMIMFTKNMIEEQYLNAKVIYGDTDSVMINFGVKTVQEAIMLGQEAADNVTKHFINPIKLDFEKVYCPYLLINKKRYAGLYYTRPDTFDNLITEILKIILDERDTKRPLLVKQTISDLLMTEIELSQLIITKELTKTQNEYKAKQAHAELANKMAIRDSGTAPTLGDRVPYVIISTTTSKKKIPLYQKAENPDFVLKNGLQIDYEYYLLNQIKNPLLRIFDPILGKDAEQILLRGDHMIIIKNRKRIKYSDDDDDDEMKEDDNFNEQKMAEELFTAINNIRMDKENDEGSWNPTEFDDSLLPQSQISSSSITTIQQQQQRRLAQKEDLLQIAELYHHSEKERNDDSSSNSDSSSSSDSSSSISDSSDSDDDSCMMMTKNVLKKKEKISRFIVLMMVVVLLKRKLSSIVYDSDDDIDVDEEEKIIINGL